The Pontibacter sp. SGAir0037 DNA segment TACGCAAGAGAGCGTTTATTATCAGGCTGGTTTATCCTTTCAGACGGAGCTGATCAGAGAAATGCAATCAACTTACTTGAATGGTGGAAATTTTTATATATTAGATGGTTGTAATAATGTTGTAACTATGAAGCCTATCTTAATCATCCTACTGCTTATCTCCTTTACAGGAGCTTTTGCGCAAACCAATAAAAAACCTGCCCCCAAAGATCCAGCTGCAAAACAACAGCTCAAAATTGAAGAAGGTAAAGATGTCTGGATGATGACTTACTTCCGCCAACGATACCCTACCCGTATAGAGATCGATGAGAACGGGAACACAGTAGAGGTACCTTTGCCAGATCCTATGCAGATTGAAAAAATGCACATAGCTCTGTCCACGGATGGCCGCCATTGGACTCCCCTGAACGACAACAAGCCTGTGTGGGAGCAGCAAATGCGTGATCCTTATGTTCGACGAGGCCCTGATGGACTTTGGCGCATCCTGGCAACCGGCGGTGGAATGGGAAAAGACAGGGAGAAGGTAGGGCCAAGCTGCCTGTATGCAACTTCCCGGGACCTGATCCATTGGAAGGTTGAAGGGGGCCTGCCCTTGATGAAAGATGCACGGGATGAGTCGGGAGCCTTAGCCAGAAATATATGGGCACCCGAATGGTTCTACGACGCTAAAACAGACGAGTACATCCTGCTCTGGTCTTCTTCATTTGAGGATGCGGGTTGGAAAGAAAGCAGGCTCTGGTACTGCAAAACCCGGGACTGGAAAACATTTACACCTGCGAAGGTACTTTTTGCTCCCTCCTACTCCGTGATAGACGGAACATTGCTGGAGCATGAGGGTACGTATTACCTGTATCACAAAGAAGAAGAATTTGGTGCCAGGACTGGTGAAAGAAGAGCCATCCGTGTGGCTACATCCGAAAATCTTTTGGGGCCATACAATATTATAGAAGGACATTTAAACGAAGGGCAGATTGTCCCTGTGATTACGGAAGGGCCAACAGCCATGAAAGACCCGGTTAAACCTGGCTGGTTACTGCTGTACGACTATTGCATGACGAACCGCTTTGGTGCTTCTTATTCGCAAGACCTCCTTCACTGGAACGTTGAAGAAAATGTTAGTTTTCCTTCTGAGGCCCGACACGGCTGTGTTTCGGTTTTAACTGCTGCGGAAGCCAGGGCACTGATAAAAGCTTATCCGATTAAGCCATCAAATAAATAATGCGTCTGTAAAAAAATTAACCTGCTCTACTGCTTAGTCTCCTCCGTCGCAGCTTTAAAAGCAACCGGGCAGATCTGCTATGGTTCAGCGGCAGCTCAGTAAAACAGCTGCCGCTGTAAAGCTCTTCCTTGCATAGTTACCACCATTAAAATCCCTACCCACCAAACCATAACTTTCTATTTATAAGTTAATTAACCTCAATTTTAAAGAGTTCACCCATTAATTTCAGCACTTGGCTAAATTATATGTTTTATATATTTTATTAAACAAGTAAATAACTAATTTAATGTTGTAGAACGCTTACCAAAATAGTCTTTCCCAAGCCTTTAATCTTTTAGACAACTTCCACCGGCTGTCAAGGATTGCTCTTACTTATAATCCTGCTCTTTGCTGTCACGGCGAACACCCTACCTTCTTTCTTTAGTTAAACTATTTTTTTATCTAAAAACTTCAAATCATGACTTCAAAACAAATTTCTCTCCTTTGCCTGTTTGCGCTGCTGCTAACTGCTGGCTGCAAAGACGATGATTTTAAGGGAATAATCTTTGACCCTGTTCAACTACACGCAACCGACTTTGCCAACGGATTAAATTCGCCTATAGGGATGAGCGTGGATGACAGCGGGCGCTTGTGGGTAACCGAAGCCGGAACAGGAAACAGCGACGGCAGCGTATCTGTGATCACAAAAAATGGCACCGTACACCAGGTTATTACCGGCTTTAGCTCCTTCACTTCTGCTGAGAGCCCTGGTGCTGAAGGCTTAAGCCACCTGCTTTACAAAGAGGGCAAACTTTATATTCTGCATGGATTTTCTGGTATGCTTTATATTGCTGATGTTGCCGCTTATAAACCTGGCGACCCGGTGATGCAGGCAAGTACCCTGCCCAGCGAAGATATCGGCACGTACGTCAGAAGCCTGAACCTGACCGATCCGATCAACTCCAATATCTACAACCTGACCTTTGGCCCCGGCGGGCATCTTTATATAGTAGATGCTGGTGCTAATGCTATCATTAAACGCGACAGGAACAGTAAGGTGCTAAGCTTGTTTGCCAGGATTCCGAATGTTAGCCCTACAACAGATGCTGTGCCCACCGGTATTGTATATGATGGAAAAAAATTCCTGGTATCTACTTTAACCGGATTTCCTTTTGCCAGCGGTGCGGCAAAAATATTCCGGGTTAGCCAGGAAGGGAATGTCAGCGAGTTCAAAAGCGGCTTCACCACACTCACAGACATTGTATTGACACCAAAAAACAACCCTTTGGTTACGCAGTTCGCGGATTTCTCCCTCACCACAACTCCTCCGGGCTTTAATCCGGTGTCGGGGCGCGTAGCAAATGAAGCCGGCGCTTACCTGATTGAGGGCCTGAACATGCCTACAGATATAGAACGAAGCGGTACCACAACGTACTATGTGCTCAGCTATGGGCTTGGAAAAGTTCAGAAGCTAACTTATTAACTGCGCCGGAGATAATGGGGTAAAGGGCGGCTCTGAGCACCAGTACGCTTGCCCTGCTACCTTCTCCTCCGTAAGATTAACTTATTTGTGAATAGAGTTATAGAAATGCATGTATGCGCAAAAAAATAGTTACGCGGGAGCAGCAAACAGCCCTTCCTGCTGAGCAGGTTTGGTTAGACCTGGAACAACTTGCCCGGGTAGAACTCACATCGGAGCATGATGCATATCCTATCGAATCCGCTTTTAAAGGAGTTGAAGGCGGATGGAGAGCGGCACAGCCGGGGGAGCAAACGGTAAGAATAGTATTTGATGAGCCGCAAAACATCCGTCGCATTCAACTTCATTTTGATGAGAAGGAGCAGGAACGAACACAGGAGTTTTTACTCAGGTGGATATCCTCGGGAGATAAAGAGCCTAAAGAGATAATAAGACAGCACTATAACTTTAGTCCTCCTCATACTGTTGAGGAACGGGAAGAATATACTGTAAACCTGCAGGCTGTAAGTGTGCTCGAACTTTACATTGTGCCGGATATCAGCGGCAAAAGCATTTGTGCTTCAGTTGCTCAGATAAAGCTGGCATCATAACTCAATTATTTGATCACTTAGCATACGTTACTAATATACGTTTAGTATGACAAAGCGCTGTAGCTATAAATGCTGTTAATATTACCAGGATCAGCCACATAAAAAAAGCCTTACAAACTGTAAGGCTTTCCCTGTTAAAGCATATATGATAAAGCTATGCACGCATCACATTTACTGCGTTCAGCCCTTTTCTTCCTTCTTCCAGGTCAAAGGTTACTTCGTCGTTTTGATGTATATCATGCACCAGTCCTGATACGTGTACGAAATACTCCTGATCTGAATTTGCTTCTTTGATGAACCCGAACCCTTTCAGGTCATTAAAGAATTTTACTGTTCCGTTATTCATGTTGTTTGTTTATGTATTATACCCCTTCTACATAATACCTGCACTATATGTTCATTATTTTTTCCAATAATACATTATTATTTTACAAATACCTTCTCAAAGCCTTTAAAGGCATATAATCCTCTGAATTAATTTGCAGCCTCAATTTAAAGATTACACTCATTGAAGTAACCCTGTCTGTTAAAGCACCTGCTTAAACTGAGAATAAAATGCAAACTTTAAACTTTA contains these protein-coding regions:
- a CDS encoding glycoside hydrolase family 43 protein, with protein sequence MKPILIILLLISFTGAFAQTNKKPAPKDPAAKQQLKIEEGKDVWMMTYFRQRYPTRIEIDENGNTVEVPLPDPMQIEKMHIALSTDGRHWTPLNDNKPVWEQQMRDPYVRRGPDGLWRILATGGGMGKDREKVGPSCLYATSRDLIHWKVEGGLPLMKDARDESGALARNIWAPEWFYDAKTDEYILLWSSSFEDAGWKESRLWYCKTRDWKTFTPAKVLFAPSYSVIDGTLLEHEGTYYLYHKEEEFGARTGERRAIRVATSENLLGPYNIIEGHLNEGQIVPVITEGPTAMKDPVKPGWLLLYDYCMTNRFGASYSQDLLHWNVEENVSFPSEARHGCVSVLTAAEARALIKAYPIKPSNK
- a CDS encoding ScyD/ScyE family protein; translated protein: MTSKQISLLCLFALLLTAGCKDDDFKGIIFDPVQLHATDFANGLNSPIGMSVDDSGRLWVTEAGTGNSDGSVSVITKNGTVHQVITGFSSFTSAESPGAEGLSHLLYKEGKLYILHGFSGMLYIADVAAYKPGDPVMQASTLPSEDIGTYVRSLNLTDPINSNIYNLTFGPGGHLYIVDAGANAIIKRDRNSKVLSLFARIPNVSPTTDAVPTGIVYDGKKFLVSTLTGFPFASGAAKIFRVSQEGNVSEFKSGFTTLTDIVLTPKNNPLVTQFADFSLTTTPPGFNPVSGRVANEAGAYLIEGLNMPTDIERSGTTTYYVLSYGLGKVQKLTY
- a CDS encoding cold-shock protein gives rise to the protein MNNGTVKFFNDLKGFGFIKEANSDQEYFVHVSGLVHDIHQNDEVTFDLEEGRKGLNAVNVMRA